A window of the Terriglobia bacterium genome harbors these coding sequences:
- a CDS encoding c-type cytochrome, whose product MTAEKMGTAPKRLRLAFAVGSVLFLAGLAVSPLKDLLREWKQYRSEYARFAESRSDTRVLLADFHSGVDQIWIPELGVTDRCITCHQGITQPSLLDPSVPEPFRAHALIPHQAKEWGCVVCHRGQGLATEVREAHETTKAWERPLLPVSYMQASCGVCHRAGIPETPRLNRGRDLLVELNCVGCHRLQDIERPTMLGPELTDVGTKVTRRWIYKWLKEPRTTKDSNGNVTADGYENEEEPRMPQFRLSENEIRGLSAYLISLKSKPIETYKFNPQVVAVLEKKPDLVDQGQIRFRQMFCTTCHSIAVTRAGETQLIGGKIGPELTKVGSKVDSDWLVAWLRNPQAHLPHALMPRYRWSDEDLYVVTRYITTSLTDPDLLSDVPKLGAPGPQEIQLGKRLFVEKGCSSCHLVAGTKPQTDFGPDLTNVGRKTVSQLEFGTSSIPRTLVAYIQAKVGEPTSVNPSARMPQYHFETGDLEAVTTALLSMTGRLEAPGLTALVVPAARTEFRPAGEFAALYERYKCYVCHRFNGFGSTLAPDLSDEGSRAQRKWLISFLRNPQTLRPTLTFRMPQFNITEEEAATIADYLLMVMQSPAVDIGSVDLKSYTPQMATLGKQLYEVKYQCQSCHTIGSTGGYVGPNLNNAGNWLNAAWIAAWLKDPQALVPGTIEPEREFTDQELQALTAYLLTLRQNPQAGGTARTAGATGGTR is encoded by the coding sequence ATGACTGCTGAGAAAATGGGAACAGCGCCGAAACGGCTGCGTCTCGCATTCGCAGTCGGGAGCGTTTTGTTTTTGGCCGGCCTTGCCGTTTCTCCGCTGAAAGACCTGCTGCGTGAATGGAAGCAGTACCGGAGCGAATACGCACGCTTTGCAGAAAGCCGCTCGGACACCAGGGTCCTGCTGGCGGATTTTCATTCCGGGGTCGACCAGATCTGGATTCCCGAGCTCGGAGTAACGGACCGCTGCATCACATGCCACCAGGGCATCACGCAGCCGAGCCTCCTGGACCCGTCGGTGCCGGAACCCTTCCGGGCTCATGCACTCATCCCGCACCAGGCGAAGGAGTGGGGCTGTGTCGTCTGCCATCGCGGCCAGGGTCTCGCCACAGAAGTGCGGGAAGCCCACGAAACCACCAAAGCTTGGGAACGTCCGCTGCTGCCGGTGAGCTATATGCAGGCTTCGTGTGGCGTCTGTCACCGCGCGGGCATCCCTGAAACGCCGCGCCTGAACCGAGGGCGCGATCTCCTGGTAGAGCTCAACTGCGTCGGCTGTCACCGACTGCAGGACATCGAGCGCCCGACAATGCTGGGTCCGGAGCTGACCGACGTCGGGACCAAGGTGACGCGGCGGTGGATCTACAAGTGGCTGAAAGAGCCGCGCACCACCAAGGACAGCAACGGCAACGTCACGGCGGATGGCTACGAGAACGAAGAAGAACCGAGAATGCCCCAGTTCAGGCTCAGCGAAAACGAGATCCGGGGTCTCTCTGCCTATCTGATCTCTCTGAAGAGCAAGCCCATTGAGACCTACAAGTTCAATCCCCAGGTGGTCGCAGTTCTGGAAAAGAAACCGGATCTGGTGGATCAGGGGCAAATCCGATTCCGCCAGATGTTCTGCACTACCTGCCACTCCATTGCGGTCACCCGCGCGGGCGAAACCCAGTTGATCGGGGGCAAGATCGGACCAGAGTTGACGAAAGTCGGGAGCAAGGTTGACTCCGACTGGCTGGTGGCCTGGCTGCGGAACCCTCAAGCCCATTTGCCTCACGCCCTCATGCCGCGATACCGCTGGTCGGACGAGGATCTTTACGTGGTGACGCGGTACATCACGACCAGCTTGACGGATCCGGATCTCCTCAGTGATGTTCCCAAACTCGGCGCACCCGGCCCACAGGAAATTCAACTGGGCAAGCGGCTGTTCGTAGAGAAAGGCTGCTCGAGCTGCCACCTCGTTGCCGGCACCAAGCCTCAGACCGATTTCGGCCCGGATCTCACCAACGTGGGACGCAAGACTGTTTCGCAGCTCGAGTTCGGCACGTCTTCGATCCCCCGCACCCTGGTGGCATATATACAGGCCAAAGTCGGCGAACCCACATCGGTCAATCCTTCGGCGCGAATGCCTCAGTATCACTTCGAGACCGGAGACCTGGAGGCCGTGACGACCGCTTTGCTCAGCATGACCGGCCGTTTGGAGGCGCCGGGCCTCACTGCCCTCGTCGTCCCGGCCGCCCGAACGGAATTCCGGCCCGCAGGCGAATTCGCCGCACTGTACGAGCGCTATAAATGTTACGTCTGCCATCGCTTCAACGGGTTCGGCAGCACCCTCGCTCCCGACCTTTCAGATGAAGGCAGTCGCGCACAACGCAAGTGGTTGATCTCTTTCCTGAGGAACCCCCAGACCCTAAGGCCCACCCTTACTTTCCGCATGCCGCAATTCAACATCACCGAGGAAGAGGCGGCTACCATTGCCGATTATCTCCTAATGGTCATGCAGAGTCCTGCCGTCGATATCGGAAGCGTGGACCTCAAGTCGTATACGCCCCAGATGGCAACCCTGGGCAAGCAGCTCTATGAAGTCAAATATCAGTGCCAGTCCTGCCACACCATCGGATCCACCGGAGGATATGTCGGACCCAATCTGAACAATGCCGGAAACTGGCTGAACGCCGCCTGGATCGCAGCCTGGCTGAAAGATCCTCAGGCGCTCGTTCCCGGAACCATCGAACCGGAGCGCGAGTTTACGGACCAGGAACTGCAGGCCCTGACAGCCTATCTTTTGACCCTGCGTCAGAATCCTCAGGCCGGAGGCACAGCTCGCACTGCAGGCGCAACCGGAGGCACCCGATGA
- a CDS encoding cytochrome c, whose product MKTKAAAALAGFMALMFYVSCGRKPAPPKPSPLLNAYDVQQDWNDPSHLIPLGYQQAQGKRLFLDKCVWCHADSTPAGPSNRSNLSPAPALINDGTVLNALGDDYLRNIVSLGGSALGKSAMMPPWGKTLTQDEIRALITYMRAVAQPPYQAPARPQPQYSVR is encoded by the coding sequence ATGAAAACCAAGGCTGCCGCTGCACTGGCAGGTTTCATGGCTCTCATGTTCTATGTCTCTTGCGGGCGCAAGCCTGCTCCCCCAAAGCCGAGCCCGCTGCTGAACGCTTATGACGTGCAGCAAGACTGGAACGATCCCAGTCACCTGATTCCCCTCGGCTATCAGCAGGCGCAGGGAAAACGCCTCTTTCTCGATAAGTGCGTCTGGTGCCATGCGGACTCAACCCCCGCAGGACCCTCGAACCGCTCGAATCTCTCGCCGGCCCCCGCGCTCATCAACGATGGCACGGTTTTGAATGCCCTGGGCGACGATTACCTGCGGAATATCGTCTCGCTCGGCGGGAGCGCTCTGGGAAAGTCCGCCATGATGCCCCCCTGGGGCAAGACTCTGACGCAGGATGAGATCCGCGCTTTGATCACATACATGCGGGCAGTAGCTCAGCCGCCCTATCAGGCTCCGGCCAGGCCGCAGCCCCAGTATTCAGTGAGGTGA